One region of Catenuloplanes indicus genomic DNA includes:
- a CDS encoding DUF4383 domain-containing protein — MAHIPINHPLRPFWRAVSGLCGVFILAFGIMGVMASAGEEFFSRESIWALWLKTNMAFSLLSILLGAILVAGYVIGGDISHWINYYGSWVLLAGGLAGIAVMRTDLNILNWSMVNAIVSLVLGTLILTAGLYDKAGPPEPARPKGALRPGPATPAKG; from the coding sequence ATGGCTCACATCCCGATCAATCACCCCCTGCGGCCGTTCTGGCGGGCGGTCTCCGGCCTGTGCGGCGTCTTCATCCTGGCGTTCGGCATCATGGGCGTGATGGCGTCCGCCGGCGAGGAGTTCTTCTCCCGGGAGAGCATCTGGGCGCTCTGGCTGAAGACCAACATGGCGTTCTCGCTGCTCTCCATCCTGCTCGGGGCGATCCTGGTGGCCGGCTACGTGATCGGCGGCGACATCAGCCACTGGATCAACTACTACGGCAGCTGGGTGCTGCTGGCCGGCGGCCTGGCCGGCATCGCGGTGATGCGCACCGACCTCAACATCCTCAACTGGTCCATGGTCAACGCGATCGTCTCGCTGGTCCTCGGCACGCTGATCCTCACCGCCGGCCTCTACGACAAGGCCGGCCCGCCCGAGCCCGCCCGCCCCAAGGGCGCGCTCCGCCCCGGCCCCGCCACCCCGGCCAAGGGCTGA
- a CDS encoding TetR family transcriptional regulator translates to MADDTAPVPEARRASARTTKGSSRVRMSAAQRREQLIMIGRQLFAERGFDATSIEEVAARAKVSKPVVYEHFGGKEGLYAVVVDREVRSLLDRITTALTAGHPRELLEQAALALLEYIEVETNGFRVLTRESPLLSASGNFSSVMNDVAHQVEHILGDEFESRGYDPKLAELYSQALVGMVALVGRWWLEVRKPRKEVVAAHLVNLSWNGLSNLDAKPTLITRPAR, encoded by the coding sequence ATGGCCGACGACACCGCACCCGTCCCGGAGGCCCGCCGAGCATCCGCCCGCACCACCAAGGGCAGCTCCCGGGTGCGCATGTCCGCCGCCCAGCGCCGCGAGCAACTCATCATGATCGGCCGCCAGCTCTTCGCCGAGCGCGGCTTCGACGCCACCTCGATCGAGGAGGTCGCGGCGCGCGCCAAGGTCTCGAAGCCGGTCGTCTACGAGCACTTCGGCGGCAAGGAGGGCCTCTACGCCGTCGTCGTCGACCGCGAGGTCCGCTCCCTGCTCGACCGGATCACCACCGCACTCACCGCCGGTCACCCCCGCGAGCTGCTCGAACAGGCCGCCCTCGCGCTCCTGGAGTACATCGAGGTGGAGACGAACGGCTTCCGCGTCCTCACCCGCGAATCCCCGCTGCTCTCCGCGTCCGGCAACTTCTCCAGCGTCATGAACGACGTCGCCCACCAGGTCGAACACATTCTCGGCGACGAGTTCGAGTCCCGCGGCTACGACCCCAAGCTCGCCGAGCTCTACTCCCAGGCCCTGGTCGGCATGGTCGCCCTGGTCGGCCGCTGGTGGCTGGAGGTCCGCAAGCCCCGCAAGGAGGTGGTCGCCGCCCACCTGGTCAACCTCTCCTGGAACGGCCTCTCCAACCTCGACGCCAAGCCCACGCTGATCACCCGCCCGGCCAGATAG
- the glmU gene encoding bifunctional UDP-N-acetylglucosamine diphosphorylase/glucosamine-1-phosphate N-acetyltransferase GlmU, producing the protein MSQARPRTVIVLAAGEGKRMKSSLPKVLHPLLGRTLVGHVLAAASAAGADRTLVVVGHGGDAVPEHLAGIAPDALTVRQEQQNGTGHAVRIALESLDAGLTGTVVVLNGDVPLLRGETVRALIEAHETAGAAATVLAASVTDPTGLGRIVRAADGGLERIVEERDASAAERLIAEVNAGIYAFDAAILRTTLGKLSTDNDQGEEYLTDVFGLLAAAGEPVGVHVAADPEETLGCNDRVELAGLRARLRDRVNTALMRSGVAILDPATTWIDVTATVEPDATIDQNTQIRGTSRVAAGATVGPDTTLIDTAVGAGATVLRAHAVEAEIGARASVGPYAYLRPKSRLHEKAKVGTFVETKNSEIGAGSKVPHLSYVGDATIGEQSNIGAATVFVNYDGVNKYRSVIGAHARTGADNMFVAPVTVGDGAYTAAGSTITEDVPPGALGVSRARQRNIEGWVERRRPGTAAAEAAGRARASQGEANNDVADPDGSDS; encoded by the coding sequence GTGAGCCAGGCCCGGCCCCGCACCGTCATCGTCCTCGCCGCCGGTGAGGGCAAGCGGATGAAGTCAAGCCTCCCCAAGGTCCTGCACCCGCTGCTCGGCCGCACGCTGGTCGGCCACGTGCTGGCCGCCGCGAGCGCCGCCGGGGCGGACCGCACGCTGGTCGTCGTCGGTCACGGCGGTGACGCGGTGCCGGAGCACCTGGCCGGGATCGCGCCGGACGCGCTGACCGTGCGCCAGGAGCAGCAGAACGGCACCGGGCATGCGGTCCGGATCGCGTTGGAGTCGCTGGACGCCGGGCTGACCGGGACCGTGGTGGTGCTCAACGGTGACGTGCCGCTGCTGCGCGGCGAGACCGTGCGCGCGCTGATCGAGGCGCACGAGACCGCGGGTGCGGCCGCCACCGTGCTGGCCGCGTCCGTGACCGACCCGACCGGGCTGGGCCGTATCGTGCGGGCCGCGGACGGCGGGCTGGAGCGGATCGTCGAGGAGCGGGACGCGTCCGCGGCCGAGCGCTTGATCGCGGAGGTGAACGCGGGCATCTACGCGTTCGACGCCGCGATCCTGCGCACCACGCTGGGCAAGCTCTCCACCGACAACGATCAGGGCGAGGAGTACCTGACGGACGTGTTCGGGCTGCTCGCCGCGGCCGGTGAGCCGGTCGGCGTGCACGTGGCCGCTGACCCGGAGGAGACGCTCGGCTGCAACGACCGGGTCGAGCTGGCCGGGCTGCGCGCGCGGCTGCGCGACCGGGTCAACACCGCGCTGATGCGGTCCGGCGTCGCGATCCTGGACCCGGCCACCACCTGGATCGACGTCACCGCGACCGTCGAGCCGGACGCGACGATCGACCAGAACACCCAGATCCGTGGTACGTCGCGGGTCGCCGCCGGTGCGACGGTAGGCCCGGACACCACGCTGATCGACACCGCCGTGGGCGCCGGCGCGACCGTGCTGCGCGCGCACGCGGTCGAGGCGGAGATCGGGGCGCGGGCCAGCGTCGGGCCGTACGCGTACCTGCGCCCGAAGTCGCGGCTGCACGAGAAGGCGAAGGTCGGCACGTTCGTCGAGACGAAGAACTCGGAGATCGGCGCGGGCAGCAAGGTGCCGCACCTGTCGTACGTGGGCGACGCCACCATCGGCGAGCAGAGCAACATCGGCGCGGCCACGGTCTTCGTCAACTACGACGGCGTCAACAAGTACCGCTCGGTGATCGGCGCGCACGCGCGGACCGGCGCGGACAACATGTTCGTGGCGCCGGTGACCGTGGGCGACGGTGCTTACACCGCGGCCGGATCGACGATCACCGAGGACGTGCCGCCGGGCGCGCTCGGCGTGTCCCGCGCGCGTCAGCGCAACATCGAGGGCTGGGTGGAGCGGCGCCGGCCGGGCACCGCGGCAGCCGAAGCCGCAGGCAGGGCGCGCGCAAGCCAGGGTGAGGCTAATAACGACGTTGCGGACCCCGATGGATCGGACAGCTGA
- a CDS encoding ribose-phosphate diphosphokinase, translating into MGSIVAENRKSLMLFSGRGFPELAQEIGKTLGVAPTPSDSYEFANGEIFVRFNESVRGSDAFVVQSVTEGVNRWVMETLIMVDALKRGSAKRITVVLPFYPYARQDKKHRGREPISARLVADLLKTAGANRILTVDLHTAQIQGFFDGPVDHLFAMDTLASYVEQKYKGRPMTVVAPDSGRVRVAERWTDRLGGCPLAFIHKTRDPLKPNQVVANRVVGDVEGRVCLIVDDMIDTGGTIAKAADILHDQGAADIVVAATHALLSDPATERLKNGPISEIVITNTLPLPPEKTLDKITVLSIAPLLARAIREVFDDGSVTTLFGGLS; encoded by the coding sequence ATGGGCAGCATCGTCGCGGAGAACCGTAAGAGCCTGATGCTCTTCAGCGGCCGGGGTTTCCCGGAACTGGCGCAGGAGATCGGCAAGACCCTCGGGGTCGCGCCGACGCCGTCTGACTCGTACGAGTTCGCCAATGGTGAGATCTTCGTCCGCTTCAATGAGTCGGTGCGCGGCTCGGACGCGTTCGTCGTCCAGTCCGTCACCGAGGGTGTCAACCGTTGGGTCATGGAGACCCTGATCATGGTGGACGCGCTGAAGCGGGGCTCGGCCAAGCGGATCACCGTGGTCCTGCCGTTCTATCCGTACGCGCGGCAGGACAAGAAGCACCGCGGCCGGGAGCCGATCTCCGCGCGGCTGGTGGCCGACCTGCTGAAGACCGCGGGTGCGAACCGCATCCTGACCGTGGACCTGCACACCGCGCAGATCCAGGGATTCTTCGACGGTCCGGTCGACCACCTGTTCGCGATGGACACGCTGGCGTCGTACGTCGAGCAGAAGTACAAGGGCCGGCCGATGACCGTGGTCGCGCCGGACTCCGGCCGGGTGCGCGTGGCGGAGCGCTGGACGGACCGGCTGGGCGGCTGCCCGCTGGCGTTCATCCACAAGACCCGCGACCCGCTGAAGCCGAACCAGGTGGTCGCGAACCGGGTGGTCGGCGACGTCGAGGGCCGGGTCTGCCTGATCGTCGATGACATGATCGACACGGGTGGCACGATCGCGAAGGCCGCGGACATCCTGCACGACCAGGGTGCGGCGGACATCGTGGTCGCGGCCACCCACGCGCTGCTCTCCGACCCGGCCACGGAGCGGCTGAAGAACGGCCCGATCAGCGAGATCGTCATCACGAACACGCTGCCGCTGCCGCCGGAGAAGACGCTCGACAAGATCACCGTGCTGTCCATCGCGCCGCTGCTGGCGCGCGCGATCCGCGAGGTCTTCGACGACGGCTCGGTGACCACGCTGTTCGGTGGCCTTTCCTAG
- a CDS encoding 50S ribosomal protein L25/general stress protein Ctc, with protein sequence MSEVKISAELRTEFGKGGARRTRRAGKVPAVLYGHGEKPQHIALPAREFAAAIRHGGANQVFAIDIAGGSPILALAKAIQRDPIKDSFDHIDLLIVKRGEKVTVDIPVTLTGEAAKNTLIVHESDTLSVSAEALHLPESLEVSIDGLEAGSQITAGDIPLPKGTELVADPAQVIALISAAPTAADLEGDSAEAGAAAEPAEAAAE encoded by the coding sequence GTGTCCGAGGTAAAGATCAGCGCCGAGCTTCGCACCGAGTTCGGCAAGGGCGGCGCCCGCCGTACCCGCCGCGCCGGCAAGGTCCCCGCCGTGCTGTACGGGCACGGCGAGAAGCCGCAGCACATCGCGCTCCCCGCCCGTGAGTTCGCCGCTGCCATCCGGCACGGTGGCGCCAACCAGGTCTTCGCGATCGACATCGCCGGTGGCAGCCCGATCCTGGCGCTGGCCAAGGCGATCCAGCGCGACCCGATCAAGGACTCGTTCGACCACATCGACCTGCTCATCGTGAAGCGCGGCGAGAAGGTCACCGTCGACATCCCGGTCACGCTGACCGGTGAGGCCGCGAAGAACACGCTGATCGTGCACGAGAGCGACACGCTCTCCGTCTCCGCCGAGGCGCTGCACCTGCCGGAGTCGCTGGAGGTCTCGATCGACGGCCTCGAGGCCGGCTCGCAGATCACCGCCGGCGACATCCCGCTGCCGAAGGGCACCGAGCTGGTCGCGGACCCGGCGCAGGTCATCGCGCTGATCTCGGCCGCGCCGACCGCCGCCGACCTGGAGGGCGACTCCGCCGAGGCCGGGGCTGCGGCCGAGCCGGCCGAGGCCGCCGCCGAGTAA
- the pth gene encoding aminoacyl-tRNA hydrolase, translated as MTDQIAIDDAPWLIVGLGNPGKEYAGNRHNVGFMVAELLAKRVGGTFGRHRRAVADVAEGRLGIGGPRLVLAKPLTYMNLSGGPTAVLAQFYKIPVEHVIAVHDELDIPFGELKAKRGGGEGGHNGLRSISKSLATKEYARVRFGVGRPPGRQDPADYVLSDFAGAERKELEFLIDRAADFTEMIVEKGLEPAQNYYHGR; from the coding sequence ATGACGGACCAGATCGCCATCGACGACGCCCCGTGGCTGATCGTGGGCCTCGGCAACCCCGGCAAGGAGTACGCGGGTAACCGGCACAACGTCGGTTTCATGGTCGCCGAGCTGCTGGCGAAGCGGGTGGGCGGCACGTTCGGCCGCCACCGGCGCGCGGTGGCGGACGTGGCCGAGGGGCGCCTGGGCATCGGCGGCCCGCGGCTGGTGCTGGCGAAGCCGCTGACCTACATGAACCTCTCCGGCGGGCCGACGGCCGTGCTGGCGCAGTTCTACAAGATTCCGGTCGAGCACGTGATCGCGGTGCACGACGAGCTGGACATCCCGTTCGGCGAGTTGAAGGCGAAGCGCGGCGGCGGCGAGGGCGGCCACAACGGGCTGCGCTCGATCTCGAAGTCGCTGGCCACCAAGGAATACGCGCGGGTGCGGTTCGGCGTGGGCCGCCCGCCCGGCCGGCAGGACCCGGCCGACTACGTGCTCTCCGACTTCGCCGGCGCGGAGCGCAAGGAGCTGGAGTTCCTGATCGACCGCGCGGCCGACTTCACCGAGATGATCGTGGAGAAGGGCCTGGAGCCCGCGCAGAACTACTACCACGGTCGCTAA
- a CDS encoding sugar transferase, with the protein MERIQAEFDRTVAPVSPVSDAPQAVPERPRRPLRRTPGRHAAVSRRYGWEGRYVRRLLGADLIVGVLAGALAFGLRFGQVVTARNWVYALLSVLLPVALIAVLALGRCYERRFLYVGIDEYQRVIRAGLGLTAAAAIVSYALELPLARSYVLMALPVATAATVSVRFLLRKRLHTARTRGQCLRRVILVGHELAVIHMSRQLRRERYHGYEVVGACLPPRHDGAVGLPVYGTFDDVAEAVDAASADTVIVLSCPELDGQALRRLAWRLERNEADLIVASALIDVAGSRTTVRPVDGLPMLHVDHPRLDGATRVVKEIVDRAGAAVLLLLSAPLLLALAAAVRLGSPGPVLFRQVRVGRDGREFVMYKFRSMYPDAEARLAELRHLNEHDGVLFKIRDDPRVTPAGRWLRRLSLDELPQLLNVLRGEMSLVGPRPPLPAEVAAYPDDARRRLVVKPGMTGLWQVSGRSDLTWDEAVRLDLSYVENWSLSLDLTILLRTVAVVARSSGAY; encoded by the coding sequence ATGGAGCGGATCCAGGCCGAGTTCGACCGCACGGTAGCGCCGGTCAGCCCGGTCTCCGACGCGCCGCAGGCGGTGCCGGAACGACCGCGGCGGCCGCTGCGGCGCACGCCCGGCCGGCACGCGGCCGTGTCCCGGCGGTACGGCTGGGAGGGCCGCTACGTACGGCGGCTGCTCGGCGCGGACCTGATCGTCGGCGTGCTGGCCGGCGCGCTCGCGTTCGGGCTGCGCTTCGGCCAGGTGGTCACCGCCCGCAACTGGGTCTACGCGCTGCTCTCCGTGCTGCTGCCGGTCGCGCTGATCGCGGTGCTGGCGCTCGGCCGCTGCTACGAGCGCCGCTTCCTCTACGTCGGCATCGACGAATATCAGCGGGTGATCCGGGCCGGGCTCGGGCTGACCGCCGCGGCCGCGATCGTCTCGTACGCGCTGGAACTGCCGCTGGCCCGCTCGTACGTGCTGATGGCGCTGCCGGTCGCCACCGCGGCCACCGTCTCGGTCCGCTTCCTGCTGCGCAAACGCCTGCACACGGCGCGCACCCGCGGGCAGTGCCTGCGCCGGGTGATCCTGGTCGGCCACGAGCTCGCCGTCATTCACATGAGCCGTCAGCTGCGGCGCGAGCGCTACCACGGGTACGAGGTGGTCGGCGCGTGCTTGCCGCCGCGGCACGACGGCGCGGTCGGGCTGCCGGTCTACGGCACGTTCGACGACGTGGCAGAGGCGGTGGACGCCGCGTCCGCGGACACCGTGATCGTGCTCAGCTGCCCGGAGCTGGACGGGCAGGCGCTGCGCCGGCTGGCCTGGCGGCTGGAGCGCAACGAGGCCGACCTGATCGTGGCCAGCGCGCTGATCGACGTGGCCGGCTCGCGGACCACGGTCCGGCCGGTGGACGGCCTGCCGATGCTGCACGTGGACCACCCGCGGCTGGACGGTGCGACCCGGGTGGTGAAGGAGATCGTCGACCGGGCCGGTGCGGCCGTGCTGCTGCTGCTGAGCGCGCCGCTGCTGCTGGCGCTGGCCGCCGCGGTACGCCTCGGTTCGCCCGGGCCGGTACTCTTCCGGCAGGTCCGGGTGGGACGGGACGGGCGCGAGTTCGTCATGTACAAGTTCCGCAGCATGTACCCGGACGCGGAGGCTCGGCTCGCCGAGCTGCGCCACCTCAACGAGCACGACGGCGTGCTCTTCAAGATCCGTGACGATCCCCGGGTCACGCCGGCCGGCCGCTGGCTGCGCCGGCTCTCCCTGGACGAGCTCCCGCAGCTGCTGAACGTGCTGCGCGGGGAGATGTCGCTGGTGGGACCACGGCCGCCGTTGCCGGCCGAGGTCGCCGCGTACCCGGACGACGCCCGCCGCCGGCTGGTGGTCAAGCCGGGGATGACCGGACTGTGGCAGGTATCCGGCCGCTCGGACCTCACCTGGGACGAGGCCGTGCGACTGGACCTGAGTTACGTGGAGAATTGGTCACTGTCGCTGGATCTGACGATCCTGCTGCGTACGGTGGCCGTGGTGGCCCGCTCCTCCGGCGCCTACTGA
- a CDS encoding 3'(2'),5'-bisphosphate nucleotidase CysQ translates to MGESQGGESPPVIDGAFARWLAGRAGQLLMEVRAEVGHDDPAALKAAGDKRAHDFLMSELARHRPADAVLSEEQQDARGVLAGEGTRLDAKRVWIIDPLDGTREFSEEGRADWAVHVALWGAGCAHPNRLAAGAVALPAQHRVIATDHPPAYPPMPVASATGGKLRLAASRSRPPAFLSGLAEEIGAELVPMGSAGAKIAAVISGEVDAYVHAGGQYEWDSAAPVAVATATGLHASRVDGSALEYNGANPRLPDLVVCRKDLAPRLLSALRGHLQVP, encoded by the coding sequence ATGGGTGAGAGTCAGGGCGGCGAGAGCCCGCCGGTCATCGACGGTGCGTTCGCCCGGTGGCTGGCCGGCCGCGCCGGTCAGCTGCTGATGGAGGTGCGAGCCGAGGTCGGCCACGACGACCCGGCCGCGCTGAAGGCGGCCGGGGACAAACGTGCCCACGACTTCCTGATGTCGGAGCTGGCCCGGCACCGGCCGGCCGACGCGGTGCTCTCCGAGGAGCAGCAGGACGCGCGCGGTGTGCTGGCCGGCGAGGGCACGCGGCTGGACGCGAAGCGGGTGTGGATCATCGACCCGCTGGACGGCACGCGTGAGTTCTCCGAGGAGGGGCGCGCGGACTGGGCCGTGCACGTGGCGCTCTGGGGCGCGGGCTGCGCGCATCCGAACCGGCTGGCCGCGGGCGCGGTGGCGCTGCCGGCCCAGCACCGGGTGATCGCCACGGATCACCCGCCGGCGTACCCGCCGATGCCGGTCGCGTCCGCCACCGGCGGGAAGCTGCGGCTGGCCGCGAGCCGGTCCCGGCCACCGGCGTTCCTCAGCGGGCTGGCCGAGGAGATCGGCGCGGAGCTGGTCCCGATGGGGTCGGCCGGCGCGAAGATCGCGGCGGTGATCAGCGGCGAGGTGGACGCGTACGTGCACGCGGGCGGCCAGTACGAGTGGGACTCGGCCGCGCCGGTGGCTGTGGCCACGGCCACGGGGCTGCACGCTAGCCGGGTCGATGGTTCTGCGCTGGAATATAACGGCGCGAATCCCCGCCTTCCCGATCTGGTCGTCTGCCGCAAGGATCTCGCTCCTCGGTTGCTCTCTGCACTCCGCGGGCATCTCCAGGTACCGTGA
- the cysD gene encoding sulfate adenylyltransferase subunit CysD, protein MTQPTYRVSHLDALEAESIFVMREVVAEFERPALLFSGGKDSIVMLRLAEKAFAPARIPFPVMHVDTGHNFPEVLQYRDRRVAQLGLNLVVASVPEAIESGTVREPADGTRNRIQTPVLLAAQEKYRFDALFGGARRDEEKARAKERVFSFRDDFGQWDPKNQRPELWSLYNGRHQPGESIRVFPLSNWTELDIWRYIERERIELPSIYYAHDRDVVVRDGMLYAVNEYLKARDGEEIVTKRVRYRTVGDASLTAAVESDADTVQKVIAEVAATRLTERGATRGDDRVSEASMEDRKREGYF, encoded by the coding sequence ATGACTCAGCCGACGTACCGGGTGTCGCATCTCGACGCCCTCGAAGCGGAGAGCATCTTCGTGATGCGCGAGGTGGTCGCCGAGTTCGAGCGCCCGGCGCTGCTCTTCTCCGGGGGCAAGGACTCGATCGTGATGCTGCGCCTCGCGGAGAAGGCGTTCGCGCCCGCGCGCATCCCGTTCCCGGTGATGCACGTGGACACCGGCCACAACTTCCCCGAGGTGCTCCAGTACCGGGACCGCCGCGTCGCGCAGCTCGGGCTGAACCTGGTGGTCGCGTCCGTGCCCGAGGCGATCGAGTCCGGCACGGTCCGCGAGCCGGCCGACGGCACCCGCAACCGGATCCAGACGCCGGTGCTGCTGGCCGCGCAGGAGAAGTACCGGTTCGACGCGCTGTTCGGCGGCGCCCGGCGGGACGAGGAGAAGGCGCGGGCCAAGGAGCGGGTCTTCTCGTTCCGCGACGACTTCGGCCAGTGGGACCCGAAGAACCAGCGCCCCGAGCTGTGGTCGCTCTACAACGGCCGGCACCAGCCCGGCGAGTCGATCCGGGTGTTCCCGCTGTCCAACTGGACCGAGCTGGACATCTGGCGGTACATCGAGCGCGAGCGGATCGAGCTGCCGTCCATCTACTACGCGCACGACCGCGACGTGGTGGTCCGGGACGGCATGCTCTACGCGGTCAACGAGTACCTGAAGGCCCGGGACGGCGAGGAGATCGTCACCAAGCGGGTGCGGTACCGGACCGTCGGCGACGCGTCGCTGACCGCGGCCGTGGAGTCGGACGCGGACACGGTGCAGAAGGTGATCGCCGAGGTGGCGGCCACCCGGCTGACCGAGCGCGGTGCGACCCGTGGCGACGACCGGGTGAGCGAGGCGTCGATGGAAGACCGCAAGCGGGAAGGCTACTTCTAG
- the cysN gene encoding sulfate adenylyltransferase subunit CysN: protein MTAPAPVADDSRTVDLLRFATAGSVDDGKSTLIGRLLYDTKSLFTDQLEAVEAVSAARGDEYTNLALLTDGLRAEREQGITIDVAYRYFSTPRRKFIIADTPGHIQYTRNMVTGASTADLALILVDARKGLVEQSRRHAFLCSLLRVPHLVLCVNKMDLVDWDQQVYERIADEFTSFAAKLDAPDLSVIPISALHGDNIVTRSEKTPWYDGPSLLHHLERVHIASDRNLVDVRFPVQYVIRPQSTTVTDYRGYAGQVASGVLKPGDDVMVLPSGMTSKIASIDTADGPVAQAFPPMSVTVRLEDEIDISRGDMICRPHNRPSPAQDIEAMICWMDETRPLTVGGKYAIKHTTRTARAVVRGLQYQIDVNTLHRNEGATELRLNEIGRVRLRTTVPLLADEYRRNRTTGGFILIDETTNRTVGAGIIREAS from the coding sequence ATGACTGCACCTGCTCCGGTGGCGGACGACTCCCGCACCGTGGATCTGTTGCGCTTCGCCACCGCCGGTTCGGTGGACGACGGCAAGTCCACGCTGATCGGCCGGCTGCTCTACGACACCAAGTCGCTCTTCACCGACCAGCTGGAGGCCGTCGAGGCGGTCTCCGCGGCGCGCGGCGACGAGTACACCAACCTGGCGCTGCTCACCGACGGCCTGCGGGCCGAGCGGGAGCAGGGCATCACGATCGACGTCGCGTACCGCTACTTCTCCACGCCGCGTCGCAAGTTCATCATCGCGGACACGCCGGGGCACATCCAGTACACCCGGAACATGGTGACGGGCGCGTCCACGGCGGACCTGGCGCTGATCCTGGTGGACGCGCGCAAGGGCCTGGTCGAGCAGTCCCGGCGGCACGCGTTCCTCTGCTCGCTGCTGCGCGTGCCGCACCTGGTGCTGTGCGTGAACAAGATGGACCTGGTCGACTGGGACCAGCAGGTCTACGAGCGGATCGCGGACGAGTTCACCTCGTTCGCGGCGAAGCTGGACGCGCCGGATCTCTCGGTCATCCCGATCTCCGCGCTGCACGGCGACAACATCGTCACGCGGTCCGAGAAGACGCCGTGGTACGACGGGCCGTCGCTGCTGCACCACCTGGAGCGGGTGCACATCGCGTCCGACCGCAACCTGGTCGACGTGCGCTTCCCGGTGCAGTACGTGATCCGCCCGCAGTCCACCACGGTCACCGACTACCGCGGCTACGCCGGTCAGGTCGCGTCCGGCGTGCTCAAGCCGGGCGACGACGTGATGGTGCTGCCGTCCGGCATGACGTCGAAGATCGCCTCGATCGACACCGCGGACGGGCCGGTCGCGCAGGCGTTCCCGCCGATGTCGGTGACGGTGCGGCTGGAGGACGAGATCGACATCTCGCGCGGCGACATGATCTGCCGGCCGCACAACCGGCCGAGCCCGGCCCAGGACATCGAGGCCATGATCTGCTGGATGGACGAGACGCGTCCGCTGACCGTGGGCGGGAAGTACGCGATCAAGCACACCACCCGGACCGCGCGGGCCGTGGTGCGCGGGCTGCAATACCAGATCGACGTGAACACGCTGCACCGCAACGAGGGCGCGACCGAGCTGAGGCTGAACGAGATCGGCCGGGTCCGGCTGCGCACCACGGTGCCGCTGCTCGCGGACGAGTACCGCCGCAACCGCACCACCGGTGGTTTCATCCTGATCGACGAGACCACGAACCGTACGGTCGGCGCCGGCATCATCCGCGAGGCGAGCTGA
- the galE gene encoding UDP-glucose 4-epimerase GalE yields the protein MKLLVTGGAGYIGSVVSRLLLDAGHEVTVLDSLITGHAESVAPDATFVEADIKDAATVLTPGAGFDGVLHFAGLIAAGESMTKPELYWQQNVVHSLALLDAVRAAGVPRFVFSSTAACYGNPTEIPITETAVTLPTSTYGATKLAFDMALTSEAFAHQLGVTSLRYFNVAGAYIREDRAIGERHDPETHLIPIALQVAAGKRDKLTLFGDDYPTPDGTCVRDYIHVEDLARAHLLALETSTPGEHRFYNLGNGQGFSNREVAEAVREVTGAELPVEVAPRRDGDPAILVASSAKARAELGWVPAKPTLQAMIGDAWTFYREHVAA from the coding sequence GTGAAATTGCTCGTCACCGGCGGTGCCGGATACATCGGCAGTGTGGTCAGCCGGCTGCTGCTGGACGCCGGGCACGAGGTGACCGTCCTCGACAGCCTGATCACCGGGCACGCGGAGTCGGTCGCGCCGGACGCGACGTTCGTCGAGGCCGACATCAAGGACGCGGCCACCGTGCTCACGCCCGGCGCCGGGTTCGACGGTGTGCTGCACTTCGCCGGGCTGATCGCGGCCGGTGAGTCGATGACCAAGCCGGAGCTGTACTGGCAGCAGAACGTGGTGCACTCGCTCGCCCTGCTGGACGCGGTCCGTGCGGCCGGTGTGCCCCGGTTCGTGTTCTCCTCGACCGCGGCCTGCTACGGCAACCCGACCGAGATCCCGATCACGGAGACCGCGGTGACGCTGCCGACCAGCACGTACGGTGCGACCAAGCTGGCGTTCGACATGGCGCTGACCTCGGAGGCGTTCGCGCACCAGCTCGGCGTCACGTCGCTGCGCTACTTCAACGTGGCCGGCGCCTACATCCGCGAGGACCGGGCGATCGGCGAGCGGCACGACCCGGAGACGCACCTGATCCCGATCGCGCTGCAGGTCGCGGCCGGCAAGCGGGACAAGCTGACGCTGTTCGGCGACGACTACCCGACGCCGGACGGCACCTGCGTGCGTGACTACATCCACGTCGAGGACCTGGCCCGCGCGCACCTGCTGGCGCTGGAGACGTCGACGCCGGGCGAGCACCGGTTCTACAACCTCGGCAACGGCCAGGGCTTCTCCAACCGTGAGGTGGCGGAGGCGGTCCGCGAGGTCACCGGCGCCGAACTGCCGGTCGAGGTCGCGCCGCGCCGCGACGGCGACCCGGCGATCCTGGTCGCGTCGTCCGCGAAGGCGCGCGCCGAGCTGGGGTGGGTCCCGGCCAAGCCGACGCTGCAGGCGATGATCGGTGACGCTTGGACCTTCTACCGGGAGCACGTGGCCGCATGA